A window of the Microcaecilia unicolor chromosome 5, aMicUni1.1, whole genome shotgun sequence genome harbors these coding sequences:
- the MAB21L3 gene encoding protein mab-21-like 3, which yields MKDFTEEGLDYYLQKKMDHRHCLVSRVVEEVEKTIQQLTMEISTKDARFQPISESGIYNKNIKVLAPAQLLITVPLCGLAGYKQHKRRRWRYYTLNGTRLVSPVMGPEKLHQWLEMEQFLKRSWQWCEADVILEGDIVPAKVLGLFQALLETSITSCNLSHKVSIIETFGPVIKIIVETSELQVEVELVPTVEIPTCWPKKARWPRFLKWWPSKEKSRCIKSFGFDLMARSNYHWQLSFLRAERVLIEGIDDDGGCRMKCFRIIRQMKEDIWCTASKPVITSYHLKTLLLWTCEKYPRSKDWRNFKKCFLRLVKKLHKCVSQHFLTHYFIKGTNLFKYANAHELDMVAQKLADFLQNPAHCIN from the exons ATGGATCATAGACACTGTCTGGTCTCCAGAGTGGTGGAAGAGGTAGAGAAGACCATCCAGCAGCTGACCATGGAAATTAGCACCAAGGACGCACGCTTTCAGCCGATCTCTGAGTCTGGCATCTACAATAAGAACATCAAG GTTTTGGCACCTGCTCAATTACTCATCACAGTTCCCCTGTGTGGCCTAGCAGGGTATAAGCAGCACAAGAGGAGGCGCTGGCGCTACTATACTCTGAACGGTACCAGGCTGGTCTCACCTGTCATGGGCCCAGAGAAATTGCACCAGTGGCTGGAAATGGAACAGTTTTTGAAACGCTCATGGCAGTGGTGTGAGGCTGACGTCATCCTGGAAGGTGACATTGTCCCTGCCAAGGTCTTGGGGCTCTTCCAAGCACTGCTGGAGACGTCCATTACATCATGCAATCTCTCCC ATAAAGTTAGTATAATAGAGACATTTGGCCCAGTGATCAAAATCATTGTGGAAACTTCTGAGCTGCAAGTGGAAGTGGAGCTTGTTCCCACTGTGGAGATCCCAACTTGTTGGCCCAAGAAAGCACGCTGGCCTCGCTTCTTAAAATGGTGGCCATCCAAGGAGAAATCTCGATGCATCAAG TCATTTGGGTTTGATCTGATGGCTCGCTCTAATTACCACTGGCAGTTATCCTTCTTGCGGGCAGAGCGTGTGCTGATAGAAGGTATTGATGATGATGGTGGCTGTCGGATGAAATGCTTCCGGATTATAAGGCAGATGAAGGAGGACATCTGGTGCACAGCAAGCAAACCCGTCATCACATCTTATCATCTTAAG ACACTGCTGCTGTGGACCTGTGAAAAGTATCCACGCTCAAAGGACTGGCGCAacttcaagaaatgcttcctgcggTTGGTTAAGAAACTGCACAAGTGCGTAAGCCAGCACTTCCTGACGCACTACTTCATCAAaggcaccaacttgttcaaataCGCTAATGCTCATGAGCTGGACATGGTTGCTCAGAAGCTGGCAGACTTTCTGCAGAATCCAGCACACTGTATTAACTGA